The Candidatus Methylomirabilis limnetica genome window below encodes:
- a CDS encoding UPF0182 family membrane protein, with protein MMAQRSGSSSDLKGRQIALLLILLVVFAVGSQTVPLYSDWLWFQEVKLTNVFLTMLTTQLTLAVIFGLTFAVLLYVNLYLASRFTTTDVLLEVEDRFGLPSRLMIEPYFRSLLIPVVLGLGVLSAFRASATWERYIRFANASPFGIQDPIFQTDVGFYVFQLPFLSFLYGWLITSVILILLLTAVTYLLFRGIQITTRGPIIARLARTHLLVLGALLFLIKAVGFRLDTYHLLYSPRGMVFGAGYSDINANLPALNFLTILAIFVAVLCLAQIFQRGWRLVLVGLGLLVVCSVIGLGLYPGFIQRFRVVPNEIVAESPYITHNIHFTRQAYGLDRIDEQEFPAEETLTREDLRRNDLTIKNIRLWDHRPLLTTYGQLQEIRTYYKFLNVDNDRYQIDGEYRQVMLSAREMSHQHLPGRSWINEHLIFTHGYGAVLGPVNRITPEGLPEFLIKDIPPVSTTPLKITRPEIYFSEAANDYVIVKTQAQELDYPSGDKNVYSTYTGEGGVPLTSFGRKLLFASRFGTLKILLSQDLTSDSRIMYHRQISERVKKAAPFLAFDQDPYLVIARDGRLFWIIDAYTVSDMYPYSEPIRGVGNYIRNSVKAVVDAYNGNLSFYLADPTDPVITAYDRAFPGLFKPLEAMPDDLKAHIRYPQGMFNIQAKLYSTYHMQDPQVFYNKEDLWSIPADMEPYYTIMRLPGETKEEFALLLPFTPNKKDNMIAWLAARSDPPHYGKLTAFNFPKAKMVYGPRQINARIDQDSFISQQLSLWSQRGSTVIRGSMLAIPIERSLLYVQPLYLAAEKGSLPELKRIIVAHGNQIAMEESLDAAMARIFSGAARGPVAGKIPSGAVALPEMDGSLKMLASRAYDHYTRAQELLRQGNFAGYGEEVARLESALKELRARAGR; from the coding sequence ATGATGGCGCAGCGCAGTGGAAGCTCTTCAGATCTCAAGGGTAGGCAGATCGCTCTTCTGCTGATCTTACTGGTCGTCTTTGCGGTTGGAAGTCAGACGGTTCCACTCTACTCCGACTGGCTCTGGTTCCAGGAGGTGAAGCTCACCAACGTCTTCCTCACGATGCTCACGACACAACTGACGCTCGCTGTCATATTCGGCCTGACCTTTGCGGTCCTGCTTTACGTCAACCTGTACCTGGCCAGCCGATTTACCACCACCGATGTCCTCCTCGAGGTGGAGGATCGGTTCGGGCTCCCCAGCCGCCTGATGATCGAACCGTACTTCCGATCGCTCTTGATCCCCGTCGTCCTCGGGCTCGGAGTCCTTTCGGCATTCCGGGCGTCCGCCACGTGGGAGCGTTACATTCGTTTTGCGAACGCGTCACCCTTTGGAATTCAGGATCCGATCTTTCAGACTGACGTCGGCTTCTATGTCTTTCAACTGCCTTTCCTCTCCTTCCTGTACGGTTGGCTGATCACCTCAGTCATCCTGATCCTCCTGCTGACCGCCGTAACCTATCTCCTCTTCCGGGGCATACAGATCACGACTCGGGGGCCCATCATTGCCCGTCTGGCGAGGACGCACCTGCTTGTGCTCGGCGCATTGCTGTTCCTGATCAAGGCCGTTGGCTTCCGGCTCGACACCTACCATCTCCTCTACTCCCCTCGCGGAATGGTCTTCGGCGCCGGCTATAGCGACATCAACGCTAACCTTCCGGCCCTTAATTTTCTGACGATCCTGGCCATCTTTGTCGCCGTCCTCTGCCTGGCTCAAATCTTCCAGCGCGGCTGGAGGTTGGTCCTGGTCGGCCTCGGCCTGCTGGTCGTCTGCAGCGTCATCGGCCTGGGACTCTATCCCGGCTTTATCCAGCGCTTCCGCGTCGTTCCGAATGAGATCGTTGCCGAGAGTCCCTACATCACCCACAACATCCACTTCACCCGCCAGGCTTACGGACTCGACCGGATCGACGAGCAAGAGTTTCCCGCTGAGGAAACCCTGACCCGGGAGGATCTGCGACGTAACGATCTTACGATCAAGAACATCCGGCTCTGGGACCACCGTCCACTGCTGACGACGTATGGCCAGCTCCAGGAGATCCGGACCTACTATAAGTTCCTGAACGTGGACAACGACCGATACCAGATCGACGGCGAGTACCGACAGGTGATGCTCTCGGCCAGAGAGATGTCGCATCAACATCTTCCCGGCCGGAGCTGGATCAATGAGCACCTGATCTTTACCCACGGCTACGGGGCGGTCCTCGGGCCCGTGAACCGGATTACTCCGGAAGGGCTACCGGAGTTTCTGATAAAGGATATCCCGCCTGTCTCAACCACGCCGCTCAAGATCACGCGCCCGGAGATCTACTTCAGCGAGGCCGCCAACGACTACGTCATCGTCAAGACGCAAGCCCAGGAGCTGGATTACCCCTCGGGCGACAAGAACGTCTATAGCACGTACACCGGTGAGGGGGGTGTGCCTCTCACGTCCTTCGGACGAAAACTACTCTTCGCCAGCCGCTTCGGGACGCTCAAGATCCTCCTCTCGCAAGATCTGACATCGGACAGCAGGATCATGTATCACCGACAGATCTCCGAGCGGGTCAAGAAGGCGGCGCCCTTTTTAGCCTTCGACCAGGACCCCTATCTGGTCATCGCTCGAGACGGCCGCCTGTTCTGGATCATCGACGCCTACACCGTCTCGGATATGTACCCGTACTCCGAACCGATCCGTGGCGTAGGCAACTATATCCGTAACTCGGTCAAGGCAGTGGTGGACGCCTACAACGGGAACCTCAGCTTCTACCTGGCCGATCCCACCGATCCCGTGATTACGGCCTACGACCGAGCCTTCCCTGGACTGTTTAAACCGCTCGAGGCGATGCCGGACGATCTGAAGGCCCATATTCGCTATCCTCAAGGGATGTTCAACATCCAGGCCAAGCTCTACAGCACCTACCATATGCAGGATCCCCAGGTCTTTTACAACAAGGAAGATCTCTGGAGCATCCCCGCTGATATGGAGCCATACTATACCATCATGCGGCTTCCAGGCGAGACGAAGGAGGAGTTCGCTCTCCTCTTGCCGTTCACGCCCAATAAGAAAGACAACATGATTGCCTGGCTCGCGGCCCGCAGCGACCCGCCGCACTACGGCAAGCTGACCGCCTTCAACTTCCCCAAGGCAAAGATGGTCTACGGCCCGCGACAGATCAACGCCCGTATCGACCAGGATTCTTTTATCTCGCAGCAGCTCTCGCTCTGGAGCCAACGCGGCTCCACCGTGATACGAGGCAGCATGCTGGCCATCCCTATCGAGCGGTCGCTGCTCTACGTCCAGCCGCTCTACCTGGCGGCCGAAAAGGGGTCACTGCCGGAGCTGAAGCGGATCATCGTCGCCCATGGCAACCAGATCGCCATGGAAGAGAGCCTCGACGCCGCCATGGCCCGAATCTTTAGCGGCGCGGCGAGGGGGCCAGTCGCGGGAAAGATTCCGTCGGGCGCAGTCGCACTCCCAGAGATGGACGGCTCCCTCAAGATGCTGGCGAGCCGCGCCTACGACCATTACACGCGAGCGCAAGAACTCCTTCGGCAGGGCAACTTCGCCGGCTACGGCGAAGAGGTCGCCCGTCTGGAGTCAGCGCTGAAAGAGCTCCGCGCCCGCGCCGGTCGGTAG
- the bioF gene encoding 8-amino-7-oxononanoate synthase, with the protein MPLTRDDPRLHEDMVQSLQRELDGLKVEGLYRSLRLVDGPQGPRIHIDGKEAIHFAGSDYLGLACHPRLTQAACQATMRYGCGAAAARLISGNHDLYPQVEERLARFKQAEAALLFSTGYQANLGVISALMGFQDVVFSDALNHASIVDGCRLSRAKVMIFPHNDLAALEDLLREETSAGRRLIVVDGLYSMDGDVAPLREIVELAKRYGCVTMVDDSHGIGVLGETGRGTAEAAGVLGRIDIETGSLAKALGGFGAYVVGNRTVIEYLINRARPFIFTCALPPAVLATVLEALTIVEQEPERRQQLWDNTRHMRVGLREIGFEVSPRGTQIIPLMVGGSERVMRLSQELLDCGVFAQGIRYPSVPRGTERIRLTVTASHSKADLDAALTALAEAGRALQLI; encoded by the coding sequence ATGCCACTAACCCGTGATGATCCACGTCTGCACGAAGATATGGTTCAGTCGCTTCAGCGTGAGCTGGACGGCCTGAAGGTCGAGGGCCTGTACCGATCGCTCCGACTGGTTGACGGTCCACAGGGCCCACGAATTCATATAGACGGCAAAGAGGCGATCCACTTCGCCGGAAGCGACTATCTTGGCCTGGCCTGTCACCCGCGCCTCACGCAGGCTGCCTGTCAGGCCACCATGCGGTACGGCTGCGGCGCTGCGGCGGCTCGTCTGATCTCTGGCAACCACGATCTCTATCCTCAAGTAGAGGAACGGCTTGCCCGCTTCAAACAGGCCGAGGCTGCCCTCCTGTTCAGCACCGGGTATCAGGCTAACTTGGGCGTGATCTCCGCCCTGATGGGCTTCCAGGACGTGGTGTTCAGCGACGCGCTGAACCATGCGAGCATCGTTGACGGCTGTCGGCTCTCGCGAGCCAAGGTCATGATCTTCCCGCACAACGACCTCGCCGCCCTGGAGGACCTCCTGAGGGAAGAGACCTCCGCCGGGCGACGGCTCATCGTGGTCGACGGCCTCTATAGCATGGACGGGGACGTGGCGCCCTTGAGGGAGATCGTCGAGCTGGCGAAACGCTACGGCTGCGTGACGATGGTGGACGACTCCCATGGCATCGGCGTGCTGGGCGAGACCGGGCGTGGGACCGCTGAGGCGGCAGGCGTGCTGGGCCGGATCGACATCGAGACCGGAAGTCTCGCCAAAGCGCTGGGCGGCTTTGGCGCCTATGTCGTAGGCAACCGCACGGTCATCGAGTACCTGATCAACCGGGCCAGACCCTTCATCTTCACCTGCGCACTGCCGCCTGCGGTACTGGCAACCGTACTCGAGGCGCTCACCATCGTGGAGCAAGAACCTGAGCGGAGACAACAACTGTGGGACAACACCCGGCACATGAGGGTGGGTCTGCGCGAGATTGGGTTTGAGGTGAGCCCACGCGGGACCCAGATCATCCCCCTGATGGTAGGAGGGTCTGAGCGTGTCATGCGCTTGTCTCAGGAGCTCCTGGACTGCGGCGTCTTTGCCCAGGGGATCCGTTACCCTTCCGTCCCACGTGGAACCGAACGGATCCGACTCACTGTGACAGCCTCGCACAGCAAGGCAGATCTGGACGCCGCACTGACAGCACTGGCCGAGGCGGGGCGGGCCCTCCAACTCATCTAG
- a CDS encoding TetR/AcrR family transcriptional regulator: protein MKERLSADKRRQQIVEAAVELFSRKGFRGTRTREIAEAAGISEAMIYRHFATKRELYSAIIEAKSATEELLASAATAAQGKDDAGVLRAVGLKMIEQTVQDPSLMRLLLFSALEGHELSEIFFESRVKRLHQFLSRYIRRRIKEGRFRSMDALVAARGFIGMIVHYLLIHKLFGVKRPRRSSPEEVVELFVSVFLKGIAR, encoded by the coding sequence ATGAAAGAGCGCCTGAGTGCCGATAAGCGCCGACAGCAGATTGTCGAGGCGGCGGTGGAGCTGTTCTCGCGGAAGGGATTCAGGGGGACCAGGACGCGCGAGATTGCAGAGGCCGCCGGCATCAGCGAGGCGATGATCTACAGGCACTTCGCGACCAAGCGTGAGCTGTATTCTGCGATCATCGAGGCGAAGTCCGCGACAGAGGAGCTGCTGGCGAGCGCAGCAACAGCCGCACAAGGGAAAGATGACGCCGGCGTCCTGCGGGCGGTGGGTCTGAAGATGATCGAGCAGACGGTGCAGGATCCGAGCCTCATGCGGCTCCTCCTTTTCAGCGCGCTCGAAGGGCACGAGCTGTCCGAGATCTTCTTCGAATCCCGAGTCAAAAGGCTGCATCAGTTTCTCAGCCGCTATATTCGTAGACGGATCAAGGAGGGGCGATTCCGGTCGATGGACGCGCTGGTCGCCGCGCGTGGTTTCATCGGAATGATTGTCCATTACCTGCTGATCCATAAGCTGTTCGGGGTGAAACGCCCTCGCCGCTCCTCGCCGGAAGAGGTGGTGGAGCTTTTCGTATCCGTCTTTCTGAAGGGGATCGCGCGATGA
- a CDS encoding efflux RND transporter periplasmic adaptor subunit has protein sequence MRRYFLHRYFEFSLFLLLPLLGCSREQAAKGAPTVAKEQSIAITVAPVEAREVQRRVDVVGTLEADDEVTVYGQVSGSVERILVDLGDRVMAGQPLLQLDQADLQLQVGKAEAILRQTRTRLGALDGRDILPDDQQPVVRQARANSDDAALWYERMQSLYKEGAVSRNDLDTALAKSHALKAAFDGAISQVRALADQLREQQAALDLARRNLQYTVIRAPIDGSIKERNVSTGQYIAGGTMQNTKLLILVRDDPLKLKASVPERFQGQIRPGQEVKVQVEAYLGREFIGTAKRVGPAVFTDTRTFPIEARVPNHKGLLKPGSFAKARIQIRVDRGIPFVPEEAVYYFVGITKAFVVKDGVAQERQITVGERQDGLVEIVEGLQPGEQVATSHLSQLFDGARVQVVGNK, from the coding sequence ATGAGACGCTACTTCCTTCATCGATACTTTGAGTTCTCGCTGTTTCTGCTGCTGCCCCTTTTGGGCTGTTCGCGGGAGCAGGCGGCCAAAGGCGCCCCGACCGTGGCGAAGGAGCAGAGCATCGCGATTACCGTGGCCCCCGTCGAGGCGAGGGAAGTGCAGCGGCGCGTAGATGTTGTCGGCACCCTGGAAGCGGACGACGAGGTGACGGTCTACGGCCAGGTGTCAGGGTCTGTGGAGCGGATCCTGGTTGACCTGGGGGACCGGGTGATGGCAGGGCAGCCGCTGCTTCAACTCGACCAGGCGGACTTGCAGTTGCAGGTCGGCAAGGCCGAGGCGATCCTCCGCCAAACGCGAACGAGGCTCGGTGCGCTGGACGGCAGGGATATCCTGCCTGACGATCAGCAGCCGGTTGTTCGTCAGGCAAGGGCCAACTCTGATGACGCCGCCCTGTGGTATGAGCGGATGCAGAGCCTGTATAAGGAAGGCGCTGTCTCCCGGAACGATCTGGATACCGCCTTGGCGAAGTCTCACGCCTTGAAGGCGGCGTTCGACGGCGCCATCAGTCAGGTGAGGGCGCTTGCCGATCAGCTCAGGGAGCAGCAGGCGGCGCTGGATCTGGCCCGTCGGAACCTCCAGTACACGGTGATCCGGGCTCCCATCGATGGCTCCATCAAAGAACGCAACGTGTCCACCGGCCAGTATATTGCCGGCGGCACCATGCAGAATACCAAGCTGCTGATCCTCGTCCGTGACGATCCCTTGAAGCTAAAGGCGTCGGTGCCGGAGCGGTTCCAAGGACAGATCCGGCCGGGCCAGGAGGTGAAGGTCCAGGTCGAGGCCTACCTGGGCCGCGAATTCATCGGGACTGCGAAGCGGGTCGGCCCGGCCGTTTTCACCGACACCCGGACATTTCCGATCGAGGCACGGGTGCCAAACCACAAGGGATTGTTGAAGCCGGGATCCTTCGCCAAGGCGCGGATCCAGATTAGGGTTGACCGCGGCATTCCCTTCGTCCCGGAGGAAGCCGTCTATTACTTCGTAGGGATCACCAAGGCGTTCGTGGTCAAGGACGGTGTCGCCCAAGAGCGACAGATCACGGTTGGCGAACGCCAGGATGGGCTGGTAGAGATCGTCGAGGGACTTCAACCAGGAGAGCAGGTAGCCACCTCGCATTTGAGTCAACTGTTCGACGGCGCGAGGGTTCAGGTGGTCGGCAATAAATAA
- the glgP gene encoding alpha-glucan family phosphorylase — MNVERRRTRTIAYFSMEIALESPLPTYSGGLGVLAGDMLRSAADLGLFMVGVTLLHRKGYFSQRLDKEGRQSEDPMPWRVDEFLHLTDGTCQVEVEGRQVTVRAWRYLITGASGAVIPVLLLDTDLPGNDPYDRTLTDHLYGGDQRYRLCQEVILGVGGVRILRALGYTLIFRFHMNEGHAALLALELFTEAFKQMPQRRQDAIDLVKRLCVFTTHTPIPAGHDQFSLDLAQRVLSPDQWEALQALGCCNGSLNMTFVALQLSNYVNGVTKRHSEVSRALFPNLAIGSITNGVHSATWTAPPFRALYDRYTPDWREDSFFLRYALGIPLDAIRQAHDEAKQSLITEINRSANAAFCRHAFTIGFARRATSYKRPDLLFYDPDRLRQIAARYGPLQVIFSGKAHPKDEEGKDLIQRIFRWAKELAPDVKVAYLSNYNMELGLLLTSGTDLWLNTPQPPYEASGTSGMKAAHNGVPSLSVLDGWWLEVPVEGVTGWAIGSRDSGTVFERRDDKDAEELYCKLEEKILPLYYGDPLRWAELMRFTVALNASFFNTQRMVQEYVTHAYRDR; from the coding sequence ATGAATGTTGAGAGACGTCGGACGCGAACAATCGCTTACTTCTCTATGGAGATAGCGCTCGAAAGCCCTCTGCCCACGTACAGTGGCGGGCTTGGCGTGTTGGCGGGCGATATGCTGCGTAGCGCTGCCGACTTGGGGCTGTTTATGGTCGGCGTGACCCTGCTGCATCGAAAGGGCTACTTCTCTCAACGGCTCGATAAAGAGGGGCGCCAATCCGAGGATCCGATGCCATGGCGCGTAGACGAATTCCTCCACCTCACGGATGGCACGTGCCAGGTGGAGGTCGAGGGACGACAGGTCACCGTACGCGCATGGCGATACCTGATCACCGGGGCGTCAGGCGCCGTTATTCCTGTGTTACTGCTGGATACTGATCTGCCCGGCAACGATCCCTATGACCGCACGCTGACCGACCACCTGTATGGCGGTGACCAGCGGTATCGCCTGTGTCAGGAGGTCATTCTAGGGGTGGGCGGCGTGCGCATACTGCGGGCATTGGGTTACACCCTGATCTTCAGGTTCCACATGAACGAAGGTCATGCCGCCCTACTGGCCCTGGAGCTATTTACCGAGGCGTTCAAGCAGATGCCGCAGCGGCGGCAGGACGCCATCGATCTGGTGAAGCGCCTCTGCGTCTTCACCACTCACACGCCGATCCCCGCCGGCCACGATCAGTTTTCCCTCGATCTGGCCCAACGCGTCTTGAGCCCGGACCAGTGGGAAGCGCTGCAGGCTCTCGGCTGTTGCAACGGCTCGCTCAACATGACATTTGTGGCACTCCAATTGAGCAACTACGTGAACGGTGTGACCAAACGGCACAGTGAGGTGTCACGTGCCTTGTTTCCGAACCTCGCCATCGGTTCCATCACCAACGGCGTGCATTCTGCCACATGGACCGCCCCGCCATTTCGCGCCCTGTATGATCGGTATACCCCGGATTGGCGAGAGGACAGCTTCTTCCTGCGGTACGCCCTTGGCATTCCTCTCGACGCCATTCGGCAGGCCCATGACGAGGCAAAGCAATCGCTGATTACGGAGATCAACAGATCGGCAAACGCGGCCTTTTGTCGGCACGCCTTCACCATAGGCTTCGCAAGGAGGGCAACGTCCTACAAGCGCCCGGATCTCCTTTTTTACGATCCGGATCGGCTAAGGCAGATTGCAGCCCGGTACGGCCCGTTGCAGGTGATCTTTTCCGGAAAAGCACATCCCAAGGATGAAGAGGGAAAGGATTTGATTCAACGGATATTTCGCTGGGCGAAGGAGTTGGCACCAGACGTCAAGGTCGCCTACTTGTCTAATTACAATATGGAGCTGGGACTGTTGCTCACCTCCGGCACGGACCTATGGCTCAATACACCACAGCCACCGTATGAAGCATCCGGCACCAGCGGGATGAAGGCGGCACACAACGGGGTGCCGAGCCTCAGCGTTCTCGACGGCTGGTGGCTGGAAGTACCTGTAGAGGGGGTAACGGGCTGGGCTATCGGTTCCCGAGACAGCGGGACAGTATTCGAGAGGCGGGATGATAAAGACGCAGAGGAACTCTACTGCAAGCTGGAGGAAAAGATCCTGCCTCTCTACTATGGCGATCCCCTCCGATGGGCGGAGTTGATGCGATTTACTGTCGCGCTCAACGCCTCTTTCTTCAATACACAGAGGATGGTCCAGGAGTACGTCACGCACGCCTACCGAGATCGGTAG